The following are from one region of the Biomphalaria glabrata chromosome 4, xgBioGlab47.1, whole genome shotgun sequence genome:
- the LOC106067259 gene encoding uncharacterized protein LOC106067259: protein MLSVFTEKSVFSGMSYIWSLARSPSPVIIWSLVLYGVYALAMMKLLPGQTVFGPVTPKGNVPVYKDNGFLFFVLTMILFWTLTLLLHPFGISPSMYYDKFDEMIVALNVCSLLFCFALYLKGKLAPSSTDSGSSGNIIFDYYWGMELYPRIYGFDVKVFTNCRFGLMFWALMVCIHAVKSYELHGFVDSMFVSALLQIVYLAKFYWWEAGYLSTIDIMVDRAGFYLCWGCMVYVPVLYTLVTFYLVTHPVHLGLPVSAVLILAGLLSLYINYEADLQKQKVRKTNGECLIWGQKPDIIRAKYQLETGETKESILLASGWWAVSRHFHYVPEIMLAFLWSLPAMFENLLPYTYVIFLVVLLIHRSFRDDGKCCQKYGTFWSQYCEKVHYRIVPHVF from the coding sequence ATGCTGTCTGTTTTTACCGAGAAGTCTGTCTTCTCTGGTATGTCTTACATATGGAGTCTAGCCAGAAGCCCGTCTCCTGTAATCATTTGGTCTCTAGTCTTGTATGGCGTGTATGCCCTGGCTATGATGAAATTATTACCTGGCCAGACAGTCTTTGGACCTGTAACACCGAAAGGGAATGTTCCAGTCTATAAAGACAATGGCTTCCTATTTTTTGTTCTAACCATGATATTGTTTTGGACATTGACTCTACTCCTGCATCCTTTTGGAATCTCACCATCAATGTATTACGACAAATTTGATGAGATGATTGTTGCCTTAAATGTCTGCAGTTTACTTTTCTGTTTCGCTCTGTACCTCAAAGGAAAACTGGCCCCATCGTCTACTGACTCTGGATCATCAGGGAACATAATATTTGATTACTACTGGGGCATGGAACTTTATCCTCGAATTTATGGTTTTGACGTGAAAGTTTTCACCAACTGTAGATTTGGCTTGATGTTTTGGGCTTTGATGGTTTGTATTCACGCCGTGAAAAGTTATGAACTTCATGGGTTTGTTGACTCAATGTTTGTTTCGGCATTGCTGCAGATTGTTTACCTGGCCAAGTTCTACTGGTGGGAAGCTGGATATCTCTCTACCATAGACATTATGGTGGATAGGGCTGGGTTTTATCTATGCTGGGGTTGCATGGTTTACGTACCCGTGCTCTACACGTTGGTTACATTTTATCTGGTCACACACCCAGTACATTTAGGCTTGCCAGTTAGTGCCGTATTGATTCTTGCTGGCCTGCTCAGTCTCTATATCAATTATGAAGCTgacttacaaaaacaaaaagttcgcAAGACAAATGGAGAGTGTTTGATTTGGGGACAGAAGCCGGACATCATTCGTGCCAAGTATCAGCTGGAGACTGGTGAAACTAAAGAGAGTATTCTGTTGGCCTCGGGGTGGTGGGCTGTCTCCAGACACTTCCATTACGTTCCTGAAATAATGCTCGCATTTTTATGGTCCTTGCCGGCAATGTTTGAGAATCTCCTGCCTTATACGTACGTTATTTTTCTCGTCGTCCTTCTAATACATCGAAGTTTCCGAGATGATGGAAAGTGTTGTCAAAAATATGGAACATTCTGGAGTCAGTATTGTGAGAAGGTACACTACAGAATAGTGCCTCATGTGTTCTAG